In Vibrio sp. FE10, the following are encoded in one genomic region:
- the clpA gene encoding ATP-dependent Clp protease ATP-binding subunit ClpA, whose translation MLNKELESSLNGAFARARDKRHEFMTVEHLLLALLENDAAKEALQACQADLDALRNELDIFIDQTTPLIPENDETRETQPTLSFQRVLQRAVFHVQSSGRSEVTGANVLVAIFSEQESHAAYLLKKNDISRLDIVNFISHGITKASNEGDSASSSDSFGGAENAEEANSEDRLENFATNLNEVAKQGNIDPLIGRDKELERTVQVLCRRRKNNPLLVGEAGVGKTAIAEGLAWRIVEGQVPEIIQSSVIYSLDIGSLLAGTKYRGDFEKRFKAILKQLEKEEDAILFIDEIHTIIGAGAASGGQVDAANLIKPLLSSGKLRCIGSTTYQEYSSIFEKERALSRRFQKIDIVEPSLDDTTKILIGLKPKYEAHHEVRYTNKALRAAVELSAKYINERHLPDKAIDVIDEAGARSRLAPASRRKKTVSVADIESMVAKMARIPEKSVSSSDKDTLQKLDDRMKMLVFGQDPAIDVLSEAIKLTRAGLGADNKPVGSFLFAGPTGVGKTEVTVQLSKLMGIELLRFDMSEYGERHSVSRLIGAPPGYVGYDQGGLLTDAVIKNPHSVVLLDEIEKAHPDIFNLLLQVMDNGTLTDNNGRKADFRNVILVMTTNAGVAETEKKSIGLIQQDHAPDAMGEIKKVFTPEFRNRLDNIIWFNSLDPSVISQVVDKFIVELQVQLDARGVSLEVSEDARHWLAHLGYDKTMGARPMGRVIQEKLKKPLANELLFGSLVDGGTVKVSLKKDELDFVYVGAKEEVMH comes from the coding sequence ATGCTAAATAAAGAATTAGAGTCGAGTTTAAATGGCGCATTTGCTCGTGCGCGAGACAAGCGACATGAATTTATGACTGTCGAACACCTCCTACTAGCATTATTAGAAAATGATGCGGCCAAGGAAGCGCTCCAAGCTTGTCAGGCTGATCTCGATGCTCTTCGTAATGAGCTCGATATTTTTATTGACCAAACAACCCCGCTTATCCCAGAAAACGATGAAACTCGAGAAACCCAGCCTACATTGAGCTTCCAACGAGTACTTCAGCGCGCGGTTTTTCATGTCCAATCTTCAGGTCGCAGTGAAGTAACAGGTGCAAACGTGCTTGTGGCTATTTTTAGTGAGCAAGAATCTCACGCGGCATACCTACTTAAGAAAAACGACATCAGTCGCTTAGACATCGTTAACTTCATCTCACATGGTATTACTAAAGCAAGCAATGAAGGCGACAGCGCTTCATCTTCTGACTCATTTGGTGGTGCAGAAAATGCTGAAGAAGCAAATTCTGAAGACCGTTTAGAAAACTTTGCAACCAATCTTAATGAAGTGGCTAAGCAAGGTAACATCGACCCACTGATCGGCCGTGACAAAGAGCTTGAGCGAACCGTTCAAGTATTGTGTCGTCGTCGCAAAAATAACCCTCTGTTAGTGGGTGAAGCAGGTGTAGGTAAAACGGCCATTGCAGAAGGTCTTGCATGGCGTATCGTTGAAGGGCAGGTGCCTGAAATCATTCAGAGCAGCGTGATTTACTCTTTAGATATTGGTTCACTGCTTGCAGGTACTAAATATCGTGGTGACTTTGAGAAGCGCTTTAAAGCCATTCTTAAGCAACTGGAAAAAGAAGAAGACGCTATCTTGTTCATCGACGAAATTCACACCATCATTGGTGCGGGTGCTGCATCTGGTGGACAAGTTGATGCTGCAAACTTAATCAAACCGCTACTAAGCAGTGGTAAATTACGTTGTATCGGTTCAACCACTTACCAAGAGTACAGCAGTATTTTTGAGAAGGAACGTGCGTTATCTCGTCGTTTCCAAAAAATCGATATTGTTGAACCATCACTTGATGACACGACCAAGATTCTGATTGGCTTGAAGCCAAAATACGAAGCTCACCACGAAGTACGTTATACAAATAAAGCATTACGTGCTGCTGTTGAGCTGTCTGCTAAGTATATCAATGAACGTCACCTTCCAGATAAGGCGATTGATGTTATTGATGAAGCGGGTGCTCGTAGTCGTTTGGCTCCAGCAAGTCGTCGTAAGAAGACAGTGAGCGTGGCTGATATCGAGTCGATGGTTGCGAAAATGGCTCGTATTCCTGAAAAGTCAGTATCATCTTCAGATAAAGATACGCTGCAGAAACTGGATGACCGCATGAAAATGTTGGTATTTGGACAAGACCCAGCTATTGATGTATTGAGCGAAGCGATCAAGCTAACTCGTGCAGGATTAGGAGCAGACAATAAACCGGTTGGTTCATTCCTATTTGCTGGTCCTACTGGTGTGGGTAAAACCGAGGTTACGGTTCAGCTTTCTAAACTGATGGGTATTGAGCTACTGCGTTTTGATATGTCTGAATACGGTGAACGTCACTCTGTGAGCCGTTTGATCGGTGCTCCTCCTGGTTATGTAGGATACGATCAAGGTGGTCTACTCACTGATGCAGTCATCAAGAATCCGCACTCTGTGGTGTTACTTGATGAGATCGAGAAGGCTCACCCAGATATCTTTAACTTGTTATTACAAGTGATGGATAACGGTACTTTGACGGACAACAACGGCCGCAAAGCGGATTTCCGTAATGTGATCTTAGTAATGACGACTAACGCAGGTGTCGCGGAAACCGAGAAGAAATCGATCGGTCTGATCCAACAAGATCATGCACCAGATGCAATGGGTGAGATTAAGAAAGTCTTCACACCGGAGTTCCGTAACCGTCTTGATAATATCATTTGGTTCAACAGTTTAGACCCAAGTGTAATCAGCCAAGTTGTCGATAAGTTTATTGTAGAGCTTCAGGTTCAACTGGACGCACGTGGTGTCTCTTTAGAAGTGTCTGAAGATGCTCGTCACTGGTTGGCACATCTAGGCTATGACAAGACTATGGGCGCACGTCCTATGGGCCGAGTTATTCAAGAGAAGCTTAAGAAGCCGCTTGCGAATGAACTGTTATTCGGTAGTTTGGTCGACGGTGGTACTGTGAAAGTGTCTCTGAAGAAAGATGAACTGGACTTTGTTTACGTAGGTGCCAAAGAAGAAGTGATGCACTAA
- a CDS encoding NADP-dependent isocitrate dehydrogenase: MPTEKPTIIYTITDEAPALATYSLLPIIQSFTASSGINVDTRDISLAGRIIANFPDYLNEEQRIGDALAELGELAKTPEANIIKLPNISASVPQLQATIKELQSKGYALPNYPEEANTDEEKAVKATYDKIKGSAVNPVLREGNSDRRAPLSVKNYAKKNPHSMGAWSADSKSHVSSMEDKDFFGSEKSVTIEGATEVSIEFVGKDGAKKTLKPAFALQDQEIIDASVMNKAALVAFFEKEIASAKEQGVLLSLHMKATMMKVSDPVIFGHAVKVYYKDVFAKHGQLFEELGVDVNNGIGDVYAKIAALPQDQKQAIEADLQAVYETQPPLAMVDSDRGITNLHVPSDIIVDASMPAMLRSSGQMWDPEGKQKDTKAMIPDRSYASIYQAVIDFCKENGAFDPTTMGSVPNVGLMAQKAEEYGSHDKTFILEAAGQVQVVDASGSVLLEQDVEEGDIFRMCQVKDAPIQDWVKLAVTRARAAGVPAVFWLDAARAHDAQLIKKVEAYLPEYDTDGLEIKILAPLEATQYSLVRIKEGLDTISVTGNVLRDYLTDLFPILELGTSAKMLSIVPLMNGGGLFETGAGGSAPKHVQQVEKENHLRWDSLGEFLALAASLEHLSVVTGNAKAQVLADALDKATGEFLDKNKSPSRRVGELDNRGSHYYLATYWAKALAEQTVDADLAAEFAGVASQLAESEEAIVAELNNAQGVVGDLGGYYLLDDALVSTLMRPSATLNAFIDA, translated from the coding sequence ATGCCTACTGAAAAACCAACGATCATCTATACCATTACAGACGAAGCTCCGGCGCTAGCTACTTACTCTCTGCTGCCAATCATTCAATCTTTTACAGCTTCTTCTGGTATTAACGTTGATACTCGCGACATTTCACTTGCAGGGCGCATTATTGCCAACTTCCCTGACTACTTGAACGAAGAGCAACGTATCGGTGATGCATTAGCAGAACTAGGTGAATTGGCTAAGACACCTGAAGCGAACATTATCAAGCTTCCAAACATCTCGGCATCTGTACCTCAACTTCAAGCAACGATCAAAGAACTTCAATCAAAAGGTTACGCACTTCCTAATTATCCAGAAGAAGCAAATACTGACGAAGAGAAAGCCGTTAAAGCGACTTACGATAAAATCAAAGGCAGTGCAGTAAACCCTGTTCTACGTGAAGGTAACTCGGATCGCCGTGCTCCACTTTCTGTTAAGAACTACGCGAAGAAAAACCCACACTCAATGGGTGCTTGGTCTGCAGACTCTAAGTCGCACGTTTCAAGCATGGAAGACAAAGACTTCTTCGGTAGCGAAAAGTCAGTAACGATTGAAGGTGCTACAGAAGTCAGCATCGAATTCGTAGGCAAAGATGGCGCGAAGAAAACATTGAAGCCAGCTTTTGCTCTACAAGATCAAGAGATCATTGATGCATCTGTAATGAACAAAGCTGCTCTGGTTGCATTCTTTGAAAAAGAGATCGCATCAGCTAAAGAGCAAGGCGTTCTGCTTTCACTTCACATGAAAGCTACCATGATGAAAGTATCTGACCCTGTGATTTTTGGTCATGCGGTTAAGGTTTACTACAAAGACGTATTTGCTAAGCACGGTCAGCTATTCGAAGAACTCGGTGTTGATGTGAATAATGGCATCGGCGATGTATACGCAAAAATTGCTGCGCTTCCTCAAGATCAGAAGCAAGCGATTGAAGCTGATCTACAAGCGGTATACGAGACTCAACCACCACTAGCGATGGTAGATTCAGACCGCGGTATTACCAACCTACACGTACCAAGCGATATCATTGTTGATGCATCTATGCCTGCAATGCTGCGTTCTTCAGGTCAAATGTGGGATCCAGAAGGTAAACAAAAAGATACTAAAGCTATGATCCCAGATCGCAGCTACGCAAGCATCTACCAAGCTGTTATTGATTTCTGTAAAGAGAACGGCGCTTTCGATCCAACAACGATGGGTAGCGTACCAAACGTTGGCCTGATGGCTCAAAAAGCGGAAGAATACGGTTCTCACGATAAGACTTTCATCCTAGAAGCTGCAGGTCAGGTTCAAGTGGTTGACGCTTCTGGTTCTGTTCTTCTTGAGCAAGACGTAGAGGAAGGCGATATCTTCCGTATGTGTCAGGTTAAAGATGCACCAATTCAAGACTGGGTTAAGCTTGCTGTAACTCGCGCACGTGCTGCGGGTGTTCCTGCGGTATTCTGGTTAGATGCAGCTCGAGCACACGACGCTCAGCTTATTAAGAAAGTAGAAGCTTATCTTCCTGAGTACGATACAGATGGTCTTGAAATTAAGATCCTTGCTCCACTTGAAGCAACTCAATACTCTCTGGTTCGTATTAAAGAAGGTCTAGATACTATTTCTGTTACAGGTAACGTATTACGTGATTATCTAACAGACTTGTTCCCAATTCTAGAGCTTGGTACGTCAGCTAAAATGCTGTCGATTGTTCCACTAATGAATGGTGGCGGTCTGTTTGAAACAGGTGCTGGCGGTTCTGCGCCTAAGCACGTGCAACAAGTAGAGAAAGAAAACCATCTGCGTTGGGATTCTTTAGGCGAATTCTTGGCATTAGCGGCATCACTAGAGCACCTAAGCGTAGTGACAGGTAATGCTAAAGCACAAGTTCTCGCTGACGCACTTGATAAAGCGACCGGTGAATTCCTAGACAAAAACAAATCTCCTTCACGTCGAGTCGGTGAGCTTGATAACCGTGGTAGTCACTACTACCTAGCAACATACTGGGCTAAAGCGCTTGCTGAGCAAACAGTTGATGCTGACCTAGCTGCTGAGTTTGCAGGTGTTGCAAGTCAACTGGCTGAAAGCGAAGAAGCGATTGTTGCTGAGCTGAACAATGCTCAAGGTGTTGTTGGCGATTTAGGCGGTTACTACTTACTAGATGACGCACTAGTTTCAACGCTAATGCGCCCGAGTGCTACATTGAACGCGTTTATTGACGCATAG
- the cspD gene encoding cold shock domain-containing protein CspD gives MATGTVKWFNNAKGFGFICPEGEDGDIFAHYSTIQMDGYRTLKAGQQVDYEVESGPKGSHASSVVPVEGSAAK, from the coding sequence ATGGCTACAGGTACAGTAAAATGGTTTAACAACGCCAAAGGGTTTGGCTTTATTTGTCCAGAAGGTGAAGACGGCGATATTTTTGCGCACTATTCCACAATACAGATGGATGGTTATCGAACCTTGAAAGCGGGTCAGCAAGTCGACTATGAAGTAGAAAGTGGACCTAAAGGCTCCCATGCTAGTTCCGTTGTTCCTGTCGAAGGCAGCGCCGCTAAATAG
- a CDS encoding DUF2057 family protein, translating to MNKWYLSFICLFSAPYAIASLELASGITLNTLNGEVIDNVEDAVLTSGENQLVLDYTGYLSDQGKREFISTIPYIMVVDVPENADVEVDLQSRKYAKIAKNVDRELPIFNISINGDDVDVEQEILPAAKGALPYGDIPQLVKDYNQERGLVFDSGKIRSLKEELAAVQTGAVVGATVAADSTVQESENTLQLKLWYSRASEEERKAFQKWLIDQK from the coding sequence ATGAACAAGTGGTATTTAAGTTTTATCTGTCTGTTCTCTGCACCATATGCAATAGCTTCTCTAGAGCTAGCTTCTGGTATCACTCTAAATACTTTGAACGGTGAGGTGATTGATAATGTGGAAGACGCGGTATTGACCTCTGGAGAAAACCAGCTCGTTTTAGATTACACAGGGTATTTAAGCGATCAAGGTAAACGCGAATTTATCAGTACAATCCCTTATATTATGGTCGTCGATGTTCCTGAAAATGCCGACGTAGAAGTTGATCTTCAAAGTAGAAAGTACGCTAAAATTGCGAAGAATGTGGATAGAGAACTTCCTATATTCAACATTTCTATAAATGGTGATGATGTAGACGTTGAGCAAGAAATTTTGCCTGCTGCGAAAGGTGCACTACCTTATGGTGATATCCCTCAGTTGGTAAAAGACTACAATCAAGAAAGAGGCTTAGTTTTTGATTCTGGGAAGATTCGTTCGTTGAAAGAAGAACTAGCGGCGGTACAAACTGGTGCAGTAGTTGGAGCTACAGTCGCTGCCGACAGTACTGTGCAAGAGTCTGAAAATACCCTTCAACTTAAGCTTTGGTATTCAAGAGCAAGCGAAGAAGAGCGTAAAGCATTTCAAAAGTGGTTAATTGACCAAAAGTAA
- the clpS gene encoding ATP-dependent Clp protease adapter ClpS: protein MSRNFEWAAPGSDLLEKEATKVKPPAMYNVVLNNDDYTPMDFVIEILERFFSLDIEQATEVMLKVHYEGKAICGTYSAEIAETKVAQVRMYSKENEHPLLCTMEQV, encoded by the coding sequence ATGAGCAGAAACTTCGAATGGGCAGCTCCAGGCTCAGATTTACTGGAGAAAGAAGCAACAAAAGTAAAGCCACCGGCTATGTATAACGTTGTACTGAACAACGATGATTACACGCCAATGGATTTTGTAATTGAGATCCTCGAGCGGTTTTTCTCACTAGATATCGAACAAGCAACGGAAGTGATGCTCAAGGTTCATTATGAAGGTAAAGCTATTTGCGGCACATACAGTGCTGAAATAGCGGAAACAAAGGTAGCGCAGGTAAGGATGTACTCAAAGGAAAATGAGCATCCGCTACTATGTACAATGGAGCAAGTATAA
- a CDS encoding pseudouridine synthase: MSTRSRGASSSDKPARSGTTLKQNGNRPSRGSDKNNTGNSHKKPHSSKHRYKGKPTNAKPKVSLEDRKVILFNKPFDTLSQFTDGEGRKTLADFIPVKDVYAAGRLDRDSEGLMVLTNDGIFQAKLTQPNSKSPKTYWVQVEGAPSEEDLDKLRKGVELKDGMTLPAQIEVMSEPVVWERTPPVRFRAAIPTTWLAITIIEGRNRQVRRMTANIGFPTLRLIRYSMGNMNVGQLQPGEWKEI, translated from the coding sequence ATGTCTACTCGCTCTCGAGGCGCATCTAGCTCAGACAAACCAGCTCGTTCTGGTACAACATTAAAACAAAACGGTAATAGACCAAGCCGCGGCAGTGATAAAAATAACACTGGCAATTCGCACAAGAAACCGCACTCAAGTAAACATCGATACAAAGGTAAGCCTACTAACGCAAAACCCAAGGTATCACTTGAAGATCGTAAAGTAATTTTGTTCAACAAGCCTTTCGATACTCTCAGCCAATTCACAGATGGCGAAGGCAGGAAAACACTCGCTGACTTTATTCCAGTTAAAGATGTTTATGCTGCTGGACGACTTGACCGTGACAGCGAAGGTTTAATGGTCTTGACCAACGATGGCATCTTCCAAGCCAAATTGACCCAACCAAACTCAAAGTCACCAAAGACTTACTGGGTACAGGTTGAAGGCGCACCTTCTGAGGAAGATTTAGATAAATTGAGAAAAGGCGTGGAGCTAAAAGACGGCATGACACTGCCTGCTCAGATTGAAGTGATGTCTGAACCTGTTGTGTGGGAAAGAACCCCTCCAGTGCGTTTCAGAGCCGCGATACCGACAACATGGTTAGCGATTACTATCATAGAAGGGCGCAACCGCCAGGTAAGACGGATGACAGCAAATATCGGCTTCCCTACCCTGCGTCTTATTCGCTATTCGATGGGGAATATGAACGTGGGTCAGCTTCAGCCGGGTGAGTGGAAAGAGATCTAG